The following are from one region of the Stigmatella ashevillena genome:
- a CDS encoding DMT family transporter — protein sequence MKGFTLPERWRGMPLLMVSSFLFALMALFARMLSGQLSVGQVVCGRFVVGLVFLAAYYPAVGRRPRFGRPLLWALRGVFGGISVYLYFLCIDRVAVGPAVLLNACWPIYGSILGYFFLKEHVSGPLLAGLVMTTVGAGLVIWGTSLEASNLSFGLGAWAGMFSAVFSGAAVVAMRALRNDTDAATVFLSFCFFGLLFGLPFALADWRPLSPHTVGLLVGVGLASAVAQMTFTYAMGYVTTAMGGVGSQLTPVFSWLLGAVFLAEPLAPLALLGAALCVGGVLWGTGLLRKLLASASLHPSGRPNT from the coding sequence ATGAAGGGCTTCACGCTCCCCGAGCGCTGGCGCGGCATGCCGCTGCTCATGGTTTCCAGCTTTCTCTTTGCCCTCATGGCCCTGTTCGCCCGGATGCTCTCGGGCCAGCTGTCCGTGGGGCAGGTGGTCTGCGGCCGGTTCGTCGTGGGGCTCGTCTTCCTGGCGGCCTACTACCCGGCCGTGGGGCGTCGGCCGCGCTTCGGCAGGCCGTTGCTCTGGGCCCTGCGCGGCGTTTTCGGGGGCATCTCGGTCTACCTCTATTTCCTCTGCATCGACCGGGTGGCCGTGGGGCCCGCGGTGCTGCTCAACGCCTGCTGGCCCATCTACGGCTCCATCCTGGGCTACTTCTTCCTGAAAGAGCACGTCAGCGGGCCGTTGCTGGCGGGGCTGGTGATGACCACGGTGGGCGCGGGGCTCGTCATCTGGGGCACCTCCTTGGAGGCCTCCAACCTCTCCTTCGGACTGGGGGCCTGGGCGGGCATGTTCTCGGCCGTCTTCAGCGGCGCGGCCGTCGTCGCCATGCGCGCCCTGCGCAATGACACGGACGCGGCCACCGTCTTCCTCTCCTTCTGCTTCTTCGGATTGCTGTTCGGGCTGCCCTTTGCCCTGGCCGATTGGCGTCCGCTCTCGCCGCACACGGTGGGGTTGCTGGTGGGGGTGGGGCTGGCGTCGGCGGTGGCGCAAATGACCTTTACCTACGCCATGGGTTACGTCACCACGGCCATGGGGGGCGTGGGCTCGCAGCTCACCCCCGTCTTCTCCTGGTTGCTGGGGGCGGTGTTCCTGGCGGAGCCCTTGGCGCCCCTGGCCCTGCTGGGGGCGGCCCTGTGCGTGGGCGGGGTGCTCTGGGGCACGGGGCTGCTGCGCAAGCTCCTGGCCTCTGCGTCCCTTCACCCTTCGGGGCGGCCGAACACGTAG
- a CDS encoding choice-of-anchor D domain-containing protein — MWGRQWAWVVAWVCVAGGLGGCDRPNTGNRARTGFAARPQALEFGPAALGSTKTVKLRLANEGRAPLRVEGASASVPHVEIPPFEPFTLSAGGEYELEVRFSPAVEGTVQGVVEILTDADSDGSAGSRVNFAGMGVKAWVEVRSQELDFGNVALDTVQMLELRLSNPTSVESPLRLAMSGVDADQFFSSTEGPALVLPAGRQMALPIAFKPRRLGVAAAEVLVEVCEGCAPLAVPLKGMGIASQLEISPLRVDFGRVALGATAEERIMVRNQGTEPMSYQGARILDDAGTFRVVSAVVPTGNVLRPGESAEIRVAFSPSALGSPAEARVEIDVKASGSAAPAPKVALSGEGGSSCVAVLPRTLDMGVVAEGMSATRPVKVVNRCRTPVLVNDLQIDTRQGGFFSLAQAPASTPIAPGQSATVGITFTPRAGAGQGEAQLSVSVRSGSATSTEGVVLKGQGEAFPPCKYALSPKTLDFGRVPVGAEVLLSASLSNTGATACYLAGLQLVEGSDPVFSAQPVQGTTLAPGQKAQLLVRFKPEAPATYGGLAEGWVNHPSSGHPTLNVVGEGVQGCFAVQPTHLAFGTSQLSCEPHTQELIAYNGCAGPVTVNGMRMEQDSEEFTLADVPSFPRTLASGEQFRLRATYAPVNEGTDAAVLRFDLGPDSVYTASLVGAGVNKAEQTDVFVQESQAKVDVLFVVDNSGSMMEEQQSLGSNFASFLSAANAAGVDYHIGVTTTGLDASPGGWSACSGGAEGGENGRLFPADGSSPRIITPTTPNAPAVFARNTQVGVCHWNEQGLEAAYRALSAPLLHSVDDPRTAQPADGNGGFLREEARLALIFLTDEEDFSTQSVAFYETYFRALKDNEPSKLSISAIAGPANLSACPTASSSGARYIQLAEATGGVVESICTPNWAQSLKKLSSNTFGPNRSFPLSEDPEDPSQIAVTVDGVRVTSGWQYNPDTRTVVFDAETAPLPGAVVEVTYPLGC, encoded by the coding sequence ATGTGGGGACGTCAGTGGGCCTGGGTGGTGGCGTGGGTGTGTGTGGCGGGAGGGCTGGGCGGGTGTGATCGCCCCAACACAGGCAACCGCGCGCGGACAGGCTTCGCGGCACGGCCCCAGGCCCTGGAGTTCGGCCCGGCGGCGCTGGGTTCGACCAAGACGGTGAAGTTGCGGCTGGCCAACGAGGGCCGGGCCCCGCTGCGCGTGGAGGGCGCCTCCGCCAGCGTGCCCCACGTGGAGATTCCTCCCTTCGAGCCCTTCACGCTGAGCGCGGGAGGGGAGTACGAGCTGGAGGTGCGCTTCTCGCCCGCGGTGGAGGGCACGGTGCAGGGCGTGGTGGAGATCCTCACCGATGCGGACTCGGACGGGAGCGCCGGCTCGCGGGTGAACTTCGCAGGCATGGGCGTCAAGGCCTGGGTCGAGGTGAGGAGCCAGGAGCTGGATTTCGGCAACGTGGCGCTGGACACCGTGCAGATGCTCGAGCTGCGCCTGAGCAACCCCACGTCCGTGGAGAGCCCGCTGCGGCTGGCGATGAGCGGGGTGGACGCGGATCAATTCTTCTCCAGCACGGAAGGCCCGGCGCTGGTGCTGCCTGCGGGCAGGCAGATGGCGCTGCCCATCGCGTTCAAGCCGCGCCGCCTGGGCGTGGCCGCCGCGGAGGTGCTCGTGGAGGTGTGCGAGGGCTGCGCGCCCCTGGCCGTTCCCCTCAAGGGGATGGGCATTGCCTCGCAGCTGGAGATTTCGCCGTTGCGGGTGGACTTTGGCCGCGTGGCCCTGGGGGCCACGGCCGAGGAGCGCATCATGGTGCGCAACCAGGGCACCGAGCCCATGAGCTACCAGGGGGCGCGCATCCTCGATGACGCGGGGACGTTCCGGGTGGTGAGCGCGGTGGTGCCCACGGGCAATGTCTTGCGGCCGGGCGAGTCCGCGGAGATCCGCGTGGCCTTCTCGCCATCAGCGCTGGGGTCCCCGGCCGAGGCCCGGGTGGAGATCGATGTGAAGGCCTCCGGCTCGGCCGCGCCCGCGCCCAAGGTGGCCCTGAGCGGGGAGGGAGGCTCCTCGTGCGTGGCGGTGCTGCCCCGGACGCTGGACATGGGCGTGGTGGCCGAAGGCATGTCCGCCACCCGCCCGGTGAAGGTCGTCAACCGCTGCCGCACCCCGGTGCTGGTGAATGATCTGCAGATCGACACGCGGCAGGGGGGCTTCTTCTCGCTGGCGCAGGCCCCCGCGAGCACCCCCATCGCCCCGGGGCAGTCGGCCACCGTGGGCATCACCTTCACGCCCCGGGCGGGCGCGGGGCAGGGCGAGGCCCAGCTGTCCGTGTCCGTGCGCAGCGGCAGCGCCACCTCGACGGAAGGGGTGGTGCTCAAGGGGCAGGGCGAGGCCTTCCCGCCGTGCAAGTACGCGCTCTCCCCGAAGACGCTCGACTTTGGCCGGGTGCCGGTGGGGGCCGAGGTGCTGCTGAGCGCCTCCCTGAGCAACACGGGCGCCACGGCGTGCTACCTGGCGGGGTTGCAGCTCGTGGAAGGCTCGGATCCCGTTTTCAGCGCCCAGCCGGTGCAGGGCACGACGCTGGCCCCGGGGCAGAAGGCCCAGCTGCTCGTCCGGTTCAAGCCGGAGGCGCCAGCCACCTATGGCGGCCTGGCCGAGGGCTGGGTGAACCACCCCTCCTCGGGGCACCCCACGCTGAACGTGGTGGGCGAAGGGGTGCAGGGCTGCTTCGCCGTTCAGCCGACGCACCTGGCGTTCGGCACCTCGCAGCTCTCCTGCGAGCCGCACACGCAGGAGCTCATCGCCTACAACGGCTGCGCGGGTCCCGTCACCGTGAACGGCATGCGGATGGAGCAGGACAGCGAGGAGTTCACGCTGGCCGACGTGCCCTCCTTCCCGCGGACGCTGGCCTCGGGCGAGCAGTTCCGGCTGCGCGCCACATACGCGCCGGTGAATGAGGGAACCGATGCGGCGGTGCTGCGCTTCGATCTGGGGCCGGACTCCGTTTATACGGCGAGCCTCGTGGGCGCGGGGGTGAACAAGGCCGAGCAGACCGATGTGTTCGTCCAGGAGTCCCAGGCCAAGGTCGACGTGCTCTTCGTCGTGGACAACTCAGGCTCGATGATGGAGGAGCAGCAGAGCCTGGGCAGCAACTTCGCGTCCTTCCTGAGCGCCGCCAACGCCGCGGGCGTGGACTACCACATTGGCGTCACCACCACGGGCCTGGATGCTTCGCCCGGAGGCTGGTCCGCCTGCTCGGGAGGCGCCGAGGGCGGTGAGAATGGCCGGCTCTTCCCCGCGGATGGCTCCTCTCCGCGCATCATCACGCCCACCACCCCGAACGCGCCGGCGGTCTTCGCGCGCAATACCCAGGTGGGTGTGTGCCATTGGAACGAGCAGGGGTTGGAGGCGGCCTACCGCGCGCTCTCCGCGCCGCTGCTGCACAGCGTGGATGATCCGCGCACCGCGCAGCCCGCGGATGGCAATGGCGGCTTCCTGCGCGAAGAGGCGCGGCTGGCCCTCATCTTCCTCACCGACGAGGAGGACTTCTCCACCCAGTCGGTGGCCTTCTACGAGACCTATTTCCGCGCCCTGAAGGACAATGAGCCTTCCAAGCTGAGCATCTCGGCCATCGCGGGGCCCGCGAACCTGTCGGCCTGCCCCACCGCGAGCAGCTCGGGCGCCCGCTACATCCAACTGGCCGAGGCCACCGGGGGCGTCGTGGAGAGCATCTGCACTCCGAACTGGGCCCAGTCGCTCAAGAAGCTCTCGTCCAATACCTTCGGGCCCAACCGCTCCTTCCCCCTGTCCGAGGATCCGGAGGATCCCTCTCAGATCGCCGTGACGGTGGATGGGGTGCGGGTGACGTCTGGCTGGCAATACAACCCAGACACCCGCACCGTCGTCTTCGATGCGGAGACGGCCCCCTTGCCGGGCGCTGTGGTCGAGGTGACGTACCCCCTGGGGTGCTGA
- a CDS encoding metallophosphoesterase: MPTDTLLIAGVGDIHGRFHRVEEWMDVLGKARGRPVDMVLAVGDVEAFRRADDQRRKMTKRLMPAEFAEYADGQRRMKRPMYFIGGNNEDFEALHDTPDGMELAPQVYYLGRAGIQTLRGLRVAYLSGIHAPRFFDQPLKRPRALDTAKQAGYFRAPEVERVMHVRDVDILLVHEWPRGIVQRARDENVPTTRALPSYWIGNPITRRLADTLRPKWMLCGHSHKGFAVSLGGEGGRPVTRIACLDQATRPDEAVFWLEFEEREPVRGGWGLSGEVAWHTGASWNLQALPLVGPPPSSSHHEDEEEDREMG, translated from the coding sequence ATGCCCACAGACACTCTCCTCATCGCTGGTGTGGGAGACATCCATGGACGCTTCCATCGGGTGGAAGAGTGGATGGATGTGTTGGGCAAGGCGCGTGGCCGTCCGGTGGACATGGTGCTGGCGGTGGGGGACGTGGAAGCGTTCCGGCGCGCGGATGATCAGCGCCGCAAGATGACCAAGCGCCTCATGCCGGCCGAGTTCGCCGAGTACGCGGATGGGCAGCGGCGGATGAAGCGGCCGATGTATTTCATCGGCGGCAACAACGAGGACTTCGAGGCGCTTCACGACACGCCGGACGGCATGGAGCTGGCGCCGCAGGTGTATTACCTGGGGCGTGCGGGAATCCAGACGTTGCGCGGGCTGCGCGTGGCGTACCTCTCGGGCATCCACGCGCCGCGCTTTTTCGATCAGCCCCTCAAGCGGCCCCGGGCGCTCGATACGGCGAAGCAGGCGGGGTACTTCCGCGCGCCCGAGGTGGAGCGCGTCATGCACGTGCGGGACGTGGACATTCTGCTGGTGCACGAGTGGCCGCGCGGCATCGTCCAGCGGGCCCGGGACGAGAATGTCCCCACGACGAGGGCCCTGCCGTCGTACTGGATTGGCAATCCCATCACACGCCGGTTGGCGGACACGCTGCGGCCCAAGTGGATGTTGTGTGGCCATTCCCACAAGGGATTCGCGGTGTCGCTGGGCGGTGAGGGTGGACGGCCGGTGACGCGCATTGCCTGTCTGGATCAGGCGACCCGGCCCGACGAGGCGGTGTTCTGGCTGGAGTTCGAGGAGCGCGAGCCGGTGCGCGGCGGCTGGGGACTCTCCGGAGAGGTGGCGTGGCACACCGGGGCCTCGTGGAACCTCCAGGCGCTTCCCTTGGTAGGGCCGCCCCCGTCCTCCTCACATCATGAGGACGAGGAGGAGGACCGGGAGATGGGCTGA
- a CDS encoding CBS domain-containing protein produces MNRDVQPISPDQTLTEAAQQMRQHGLGVLPVCQHRKLMGLLTERDIVFQAIAERLDPQQTVVADILGEGPLRYAFADDELTTAAQLMSRHGLRQLPILDRDKNLVGMVSFEDISRAVLDDASGTEVPLAELVLGPH; encoded by the coding sequence ATGAATCGGGATGTACAGCCCATCAGCCCAGACCAGACGCTGACCGAAGCCGCCCAGCAGATGCGGCAGCACGGCCTGGGAGTCCTTCCAGTCTGTCAGCACCGCAAGCTCATGGGCCTGCTCACGGAGCGCGATATCGTGTTTCAAGCCATCGCGGAGCGGCTCGATCCCCAGCAGACGGTGGTGGCGGACATCCTGGGCGAAGGGCCCCTGCGCTATGCCTTCGCGGACGATGAGCTGACCACTGCGGCCCAGCTCATGAGTCGGCACGGGCTGCGCCAGCTGCCCATCCTCGACCGGGACAAGAACCTCGTGGGCATGGTGTCGTTCGAGGATATCTCGCGGGCGGTGTTGGACGATGCGTCCGGCACGGAGGTCCCCCTCGCCGAGCTGGTCCTGGGGCCCCACTGA
- a CDS encoding phosphatase PAP2 family protein, which yields MPLPHFILVAVPLLTALPLTEDARPPAEQAPRFHELRFDWKRDGALMGSAAVLMIGSETLFKEDLAPVTCRWCDRAPDGRETLNRLDRWGRNITGSTEVQRERSGTWSNIVGFGVLPLGTLGAQYALSRSVGAPPAIFFQDVGILFETVLLSSMINQTTKFIAGRERPFVHVLPEAQKPLTDHPSDNNLSFYSGHTSMAFSLVVSAGTVAHLRGYPHQPWIWAVGLPVAASVGLLRMGAGKHYLTDVALGAALGTASGVAVPLLLHGRTRPDAEALSLQVTGGPGGAALSGRF from the coding sequence GTGCCCCTCCCACATTTCATTTTGGTGGCCGTTCCCCTGCTTACCGCGCTTCCCCTGACAGAGGACGCCCGGCCACCTGCCGAGCAGGCGCCACGGTTTCACGAGCTGCGCTTCGATTGGAAACGGGACGGGGCCCTCATGGGCAGCGCCGCCGTGCTGATGATCGGCAGCGAGACCCTCTTCAAGGAGGACCTTGCCCCCGTGACGTGCCGTTGGTGCGACCGGGCACCGGATGGCCGGGAGACGCTCAACCGCCTGGACCGCTGGGGACGGAACATCACCGGCTCCACCGAGGTGCAGCGCGAGCGCTCGGGCACCTGGAGCAACATCGTGGGCTTCGGGGTGCTGCCCCTGGGAACGCTGGGCGCGCAATACGCGCTCTCCCGGAGCGTGGGGGCGCCCCCGGCCATCTTCTTTCAGGACGTGGGCATCCTCTTCGAGACCGTCCTGCTGAGCTCGATGATCAACCAGACCACCAAGTTCATCGCGGGCCGGGAGCGGCCCTTCGTCCACGTCCTGCCCGAGGCCCAGAAACCCCTCACGGACCATCCCTCCGACAACAACCTCTCGTTCTACAGTGGCCACACCAGCATGGCCTTCTCGCTGGTGGTGTCCGCGGGCACCGTGGCCCACCTGCGCGGCTATCCCCACCAGCCCTGGATCTGGGCGGTGGGACTGCCCGTCGCCGCCTCTGTGGGACTGCTGCGCATGGGGGCTGGCAAGCACTACCTCACCGACGTGGCCCTGGGCGCCGCCCTGGGCACTGCCTCGGGGGTCGCGGTGCCCTTGCTGCTTCACGGGCGGACCCGCCCTGACGCGGAGGCGCTGTCCCTCCAGGTGACAGGAGGACCGGGCGGCGCGGCGCTCTCCGGGCGCTTCTAG
- a CDS encoding PD-(D/E)XK nuclease family protein: protein MTRPGRTLQVFPDAHRRQQVLRAARESHGFALGTGCLTWDEFVNVLGGARELKRRPCPASASRAVVAAWAQGLGETPFGGFVQEPAFARAALELVLDMKAGRLTPRELQDAAEVLPQERRSRLRVLARLYDGYSKRMEALGLADREDVLRGSLHALKAGRWPSAWADVDTLVLHGMYDVRPSGLELLLALAEVCEKRQVALRVETPVGGSPVADAALAALFRAFESRGETLGHVDLFKADLTFEARPLAELGRHLFSEQVPRGALEAQTEVLRVWSVGSAQDEARQIARDVRRLVIDGADPGRIAVAWREPGPEARWLAEALGELGVPVRLPSGEPLALAGPVRLALDLSLLAEDGFPAERVAELVASRYAPTLSRGAPEAPATLFTLAAVRDDRLGAARGRGAYDVRLEGLARRMGAAQDEKAHAVRLLRERCLRLMEECRRIPESGSARDLLGAWWQAVKQLGLMDSEGELEPWRDGTLGLLGLKARARDDAARQALSLRVGELERGLRAVEGGPRLSRRTFGRWLVDAMRDVSLPPGGPSTGAVEVLDIRELAGRTFSHVFLAGMTEGRFPGHEAPNPLLGDADRVELNKHLEREVFRLTGGEFEDRASWRLTEDRLLFASALVTAQEQVSLSFAVTGVGGQEQVPSAFLEEVRRLTGRNWEARARMAVPPLDDVLTESELRQRVALETMASARLRVTEPDVAEPLLRRRFVEEAWFAEARELARVELERLHFFSDPAHRVGPHTGHVVGPGLPEALRETFRFDENRPLSASALARFGNCGFQGFLTYGLKVAEPEQPGEEFDARGRGTFWHRVVEEVFRRLREKGLLGKGLEEIPEEVLNAAVAEAVRSFELRHHVGHPELWKLAKVRARAMARRILADERRGLPFERYMPEDFELKFGPEALRETWKQVSLAAGQDAIHFEGKIDRLDQSAGDVGVIDYKSGRLDKRELKEKLLSSDFQLPLYLYAARASGHREARNAAWFSLRTGTTLHLSELLSPEEIDDMLATDPAVRARLAQEEKPNLANAVERLVATAREGQFAMRPKDCGSCGFRAVCRITERRLVEESA from the coding sequence ATGACCCGTCCCGGCCGCACCCTCCAGGTCTTCCCCGACGCCCACCGGCGCCAGCAAGTGCTGCGCGCCGCACGAGAAAGCCACGGCTTCGCTCTGGGAACGGGTTGTCTCACCTGGGACGAATTCGTGAACGTGCTGGGTGGCGCGCGCGAGCTGAAGCGCAGGCCCTGCCCGGCCTCGGCTTCGCGCGCGGTGGTGGCCGCGTGGGCCCAGGGGCTGGGGGAGACGCCCTTCGGCGGCTTCGTCCAGGAGCCGGCCTTCGCCCGCGCCGCGCTGGAACTGGTGCTCGACATGAAGGCGGGCCGGTTGACGCCGCGGGAGCTTCAGGATGCCGCGGAAGTCCTGCCGCAAGAGCGCCGCTCCCGCCTCCGGGTGCTCGCCCGGCTGTATGACGGGTATTCCAAGCGCATGGAGGCGTTGGGCCTCGCGGACCGCGAGGATGTGCTGCGCGGCTCGCTTCACGCGCTGAAGGCGGGCCGGTGGCCCTCGGCGTGGGCGGACGTGGACACGCTCGTGTTGCACGGGATGTATGACGTGCGGCCCTCCGGCCTGGAGCTGCTCCTGGCGCTGGCGGAGGTCTGCGAGAAGCGTCAGGTGGCCCTGCGGGTGGAGACGCCCGTGGGAGGCTCTCCCGTGGCGGACGCGGCGCTGGCGGCCCTCTTCCGGGCCTTCGAGAGCCGGGGAGAGACCCTGGGGCACGTGGACCTCTTCAAGGCGGACCTGACCTTCGAGGCCCGTCCCCTGGCCGAGCTGGGGCGGCACCTCTTCTCGGAGCAGGTGCCGCGGGGGGCGCTGGAGGCTCAGACGGAGGTCTTGCGGGTGTGGAGCGTGGGCTCGGCCCAGGACGAGGCCCGTCAGATTGCCCGGGACGTGCGCCGGCTGGTGATCGACGGGGCCGATCCGGGCCGGATCGCCGTGGCATGGCGGGAGCCGGGCCCGGAGGCACGGTGGTTGGCGGAAGCCCTGGGGGAGCTGGGCGTTCCGGTGCGGCTGCCTTCGGGCGAGCCGCTCGCGCTGGCGGGCCCGGTGCGCTTGGCGCTGGACCTGTCGTTGCTCGCCGAGGATGGGTTTCCCGCCGAGCGCGTGGCGGAGTTGGTGGCGAGCCGGTATGCCCCCACCCTCTCGCGCGGCGCGCCCGAGGCCCCCGCCACACTCTTCACCCTGGCCGCCGTGCGGGACGACCGGCTGGGGGCTGCCCGGGGCCGCGGTGCCTACGACGTGCGGCTGGAGGGGCTGGCCCGGCGCATGGGGGCGGCCCAGGACGAGAAGGCGCACGCGGTGAGGCTGCTGCGGGAGCGCTGCCTGCGGTTGATGGAGGAGTGCCGCCGCATTCCCGAGTCGGGCAGCGCGCGGGATTTGCTCGGCGCGTGGTGGCAGGCGGTGAAGCAACTGGGGCTGATGGATTCGGAAGGGGAGCTGGAGCCCTGGCGGGACGGCACCCTGGGCCTGCTGGGGCTGAAGGCCCGGGCCCGGGATGATGCCGCGCGGCAGGCGCTGAGCCTCCGGGTGGGAGAGCTGGAGCGAGGGTTGCGCGCGGTGGAGGGCGGGCCGAGGCTGTCACGGCGCACCTTCGGCCGATGGCTCGTGGACGCGATGCGGGATGTCTCCTTGCCGCCAGGAGGGCCTTCCACCGGGGCGGTGGAGGTGCTGGACATCCGCGAGTTGGCGGGGCGGACGTTCAGCCACGTCTTCCTGGCGGGGATGACGGAGGGCCGCTTTCCAGGGCACGAGGCGCCCAACCCCCTGCTCGGGGACGCGGACCGCGTGGAGCTCAACAAGCACCTGGAGCGGGAGGTTTTCCGGCTCACCGGGGGCGAGTTCGAGGACCGCGCGTCCTGGCGCCTCACCGAGGACCGGCTGCTCTTCGCCAGCGCACTGGTGACGGCGCAGGAGCAGGTGAGCCTGTCCTTCGCGGTGACGGGAGTGGGCGGGCAGGAGCAGGTGCCTTCCGCGTTTCTAGAGGAGGTGCGGCGGCTCACGGGGAGGAACTGGGAGGCCCGCGCGCGGATGGCCGTGCCTCCGCTGGACGATGTGCTCACGGAGTCCGAGCTTCGTCAGCGCGTGGCCCTGGAGACGATGGCGTCCGCCCGGCTGCGCGTCACCGAGCCGGATGTGGCGGAGCCCTTGCTGCGCCGCCGCTTCGTGGAGGAGGCGTGGTTCGCCGAGGCGCGCGAGTTGGCGCGCGTGGAGCTCGAACGCCTGCACTTCTTCAGCGATCCGGCTCACCGCGTGGGGCCCCATACGGGACACGTCGTGGGCCCGGGACTGCCCGAGGCGCTTCGGGAGACCTTCCGCTTCGATGAGAACCGGCCGCTGTCGGCCTCGGCGCTGGCCCGCTTTGGCAACTGCGGCTTCCAGGGCTTCTTGACGTATGGGCTGAAGGTGGCCGAGCCGGAGCAACCGGGCGAGGAGTTCGATGCGCGTGGGCGCGGCACCTTCTGGCACCGCGTGGTGGAGGAGGTGTTCCGGCGACTCCGGGAGAAGGGGCTGCTCGGCAAGGGCTTGGAGGAGATACCGGAGGAGGTGCTGAACGCCGCGGTCGCCGAGGCGGTGCGCTCCTTCGAGCTGCGCCACCATGTGGGGCATCCCGAATTGTGGAAGCTCGCCAAGGTGCGTGCCCGGGCCATGGCGCGGCGCATCCTCGCGGACGAGCGCCGGGGACTGCCTTTCGAGCGGTACATGCCGGAGGACTTCGAGCTGAAGTTCGGCCCGGAGGCGCTCCGGGAGACGTGGAAGCAGGTGTCTCTCGCGGCGGGACAGGACGCCATCCACTTCGAGGGGAAGATCGATCGGTTGGATCAGAGTGCGGGCGACGTGGGGGTCATCGACTACAAGTCGGGGCGTCTGGACAAGCGGGAGCTGAAGGAGAAGCTGCTGTCCTCGGACTTCCAGCTTCCGCTCTACCTCTATGCGGCGCGTGCCAGCGGCCACCGGGAAGCCCGGAACGCGGCGTGGTTCTCGCTCCGCACGGGGACGACGCTGCACCTGTCCGAGCTGCTGTCTCCGGAAGAGATTGACGACATGCTGGCCACGGATCCGGCGGTCCGGGCCCGGCTGGCGCAGGAGGAGAAGCCCAACCTGGCGAACGCGGTGGAGCGGCTGGTGGCCACGGCCCGGGAGGGACAGTTCGCGATGCGCCCGAAGGATTGTGGCAGCTGCGGGTTCCGTGCGGTCTGCCGCATCACCGAGCGGCGGCTGGTGGAGGAGAGCGCTTGA